The DNA region GCATTCAAAGAACGTGATAGTGGAAAAATAACTGTTAAAATGGACAGTTACAATAATTTAATCACACTAATAGTGGCAGATAATGGAATTGGAATTCCAAATAATTTTCAGATAGAAAATACTTCAACTCTAGGTTTGAAACTTGTAACAACTCTAGTTAAACAGCTTGATGGTGAGATGATTGTAAATAAAGAAAATGGAACATCATTTACAATTACATTTAAAGAAATCACTTATATGAAACGTGAATAATATTTAAAATATCATATTAATAGAAAAATTCTTTTTTTTTGAATAATACTCCCATTTAAAAAAATAATTAATTATTGGCTTTAAAAATAAAAAAATAATGTGCATTTTCTTTAAAATAAAGGTTTTAGAGAAATAGAAATTCTATTCTCCCAAGCTTGCTACTTCCCTTGCAAATGATTCTAAAACTTTCTTGGAGAGCCCCTCAACAAATTTCAGTGACCCTGCACATTCATGGCCTCCACCATCAATTCCAGCTTCAGGTATTTCATTAGCGAGTTTCCATACTATTTCATTCAGATTAAATCCAAACATTTCATTAACTGCATCTGTTGCCCTTATAACACTGAAGTCTGGCCCATATGCAAGTGTAATTATTGGTGTTTCCTCACCATATTTTTGAACAATATTATCATGTACAAATCCACAGGTTTTTCCAGGTGCAGGGAACGTAAATTTATGTGCATACTTCTCAACATCCAATACATTGAAAATAACTCCATTAGGAAGTTTTTGTGTTTTTAAATTTGGAAGTGCTGCCCTGAGCTGTGTTTGTACACGTTTCATAGATTCATTATAAAGGGCTGTAATTAGTTTTCCATGCTTTTCCTTGTTTCCAAGTCCTAATATGGTGTCAATTATACCCCTTCCATTCATAAATCTGAGATAGAATGCTTCGAAATCAACGCATGATGCAACTTTATCTAATTCATCCCTTGTATAACCCCTTTCAGCTGCAATTTCAATGTATTTATTAGCTTCATCAGAAGCTGCATGGTCTCCAACAGCAGCAATTCCTGGCAAATGCATGAGCCTTTCAGTTACCTCAGGATTTATCATGTTTGCAACCTCAACTGCTAGTGCTCCTGCTGTGATCTGTGAATCTCCACCAACAAGGTAGGGATTTACATGCACATCAACGTATTCATCCACTGCAACTGTACCATCAACTACTTCACCAGGGAAATGATGGTCTATAACAACTACTTCGATATCATATATTTTAACCTTCATTAAAGCGAGCATATCCTCTTCGGTTGATCCATTATCCAGTAACACTATTAATGGGAGTTTCTGGCCGTGTCTTTCAACATCTTCAAGAGCAAATGAAAGATCTTTCACTACATCTTCAATTTCATAAAATGGAGCTTTACTTGGTGCTCTTTTAAAGTAATGCCATTCAGCATCACTATTATTATTTGCCTCTTTTAAAAGTGGAACAACAGCCTTTTCTATTGCTACTCCTGCACATATTCCGTCTGCATCTGCATGGTGCCTTACAAGGATGGATCTTCCATCTAGTATTGCCCTTCTTATTGCTTTGGCAGCGTTGTGCATCATTGGTCGTAGTTTGTTAAGGGTTTCACTTTCTATTAAGAATTCTGTTTCTTCGGGCTCTGCTCTTTTATCTATTGCCTCATCAATAAGTTTCCTTATTTCAAGTGAATCTTTTCCTGTGAGCCTGTCAATTGATTCTGATTCTATCTGTATTTTACCTCCATGGAGGTTGACTTCACCCAGTACTTCGGCTATGTTTCCAGTGTTAACACCGGGATAAACCCTGACACCTGGTTCATCAAATGCAGCAGCCCAAGTTGTGCCGGTTTCATCTGCAATTGTGAATATAGTTGGCCCTGATGTCTGCTGGACTTGTACAACTTCACCAACAATCCTGACAGTTTTACCCATGAATTTGTTGTTGATATCACCTATTTTAGTACGTGAAATATTCTTTCTGAGTTTAATAATTTCATAGGAACCTTTTATTGTGGATGGTGAAAGATCCACCTCTCCTCTGGCTCTTTTAATTTCCATTACTTTTACAAAGAGTTCGTCTCCAACAGAATAATTGGGTGATCTTAATCTTAGAAGTCCAAATACCTTTTTTGAAAGACTTACAAATACTCCATAGTTTTCTACTCTTGTTATTTTACCCTTGTATTCGCTTCCTATTTCCAGGTCGTCCATATCGCAGGCTGGGTGGAGTATGTAGACAATGTCCTTAGGTTTACAGTCATTGCAGTAATCTCCATTTTCTAGGGGTTTTCCACATTTTCTGCAGACATTTAATTCTCCTTTTCCGTCACATGCAGGGCATTTTTCTGTTACTTCTATTTCGCCCTTACCATTACATGTTCCACATGGAACTTCCTGTTCCTCATCTAATTCAAATCTCTTGACAGCGTTAGCTGATACTCCTTTTATGTGATTTTTGAGATCCACTTCACTTTTTACACCGGTTCCATGACATTTTTCACATACCTTGTAACTTGTGACATTGTGACCTATACCTTTACATTCTAAACATTTCTTTATCATTCTTTACCTCTAAAAATTAGTATTTATATTAAATTATTTAAATTTACCCGGGTTTTGCTTAACAATTGCCTCTCTTTGGCTGTTAAAATCTGTTGCTTTATTCATAAACCCATTAGCATTACCCAGATGGTTATTAGCGTTTATAGTATCATTATTTATTAAGTATGGAATTGCGGTTTTAAGTTCGCTTGTTGCATTGAGTTTGGCATCTATCTCATCTAAAACATACTGCATGTAGTTTATGTATACTGTGTCATTAGAATTTGTAGCATATGTAAATCCCTGAGAAGCAAATGTTCTTGCCTGGTTAAATTCAGAAGTTGCATTATCACAGTTTGATAATGCCTCATCATAAAGGAACTTGTTTGTGTTGTAACTTGCATTATTAAAATATCCATCACCATTTTTTAGATGAAGGTTTATAGAAGTTGATAGTCCATCAATCTTAGAAGCATCTGACTGTATACATCCGCTTAAAAAAATGATTAATGTAATCAACCCTACAATTATAATCTTATTATCCATACTATCCTCTTTTAATCAATTCAATAAATTTTTTTTATATCCTTCTTTAAGTTATTAATGTTTGTTTTAATTTAAAGTTTTGTATACCTAATTATGAATAAAATATTTAAAATATTAAATTTAAAGAATTATTTTCAGTATTAAAGAAAAATAATATGTTTTTAATCAATAAACTAAAAAATTAATACTTATTTTATAATTTAGAGAAAAATTTTATGATAATTAATTTTGTTTAAATAACTGTTATTAATCTGAATTTGAAATTTAAAGCGTTTTCTTAAACTATTTATATTGTATTAATGTACTAATGATTATTAAGATAAAAAAATTTATTTGGGGAGTAAAATGAAGATTACAGTTATAGGGGCAGGATATGTGGGGCTAGTTACAGCAGCGTGTTTTGCTGAATTAGGTAACCATGTTTTATGCGCTAAAAAAACAGAAAAAAATTTAGAAAACCTTAAAAAAGGAATTTCACCTATATTTGAACCGGGATTAGAAGAAATTTTACAAAGAAATATAGATGAAAATCGTTTGCATTTCACAACAAACATCAAAGATGCGTTTAATTTCTCTGATGTGATATTTGTCTGTGTAGGTACTCCTCAAAGTGAAACAGGAGAAGCAGATTTATCTCAAGTAGAAGAAGTGTCAAGGGAAGTAGCTCAAAATATGGATGGATATAAATTAATTATTGAGAAGTCTACTGTGCCTGTTAATACCCATAATTGGATTGAAAAAACTATAATGAGATATCGAAGTGATGCAGTTGATTTTGATGTTGCATCTAATCCTGAATTTTTAAGAGAAGGTTCTGCAGTTATGGATTTTATGAATCCAGATCGTATTGTTGTTGGTGTAAAGAGTGAAAAAGCAAGATCAATATTTGAGGAATTATATAAACCCCTGACTGAACAAGGTATTCAAATAATCTTTGTAAGCCCTGCATCTGCGGAACTTATCAAACATGCTTCAAACTCATTTTTGGCAATGAAAATATCCTATATTAATATGATTGGTGATCTATGTGAAAAGGTGGGTGTTGACATCAAATCTGTTGCTGAAGGTATTGGAAGCGATATGAGGATAGGAAACCAATTTTTTGATGCAGGTATAGGATATGGTGGGTCTTGTTTTCCTAAAGATGTTAAAGCATTCATTAAAATTGGAGAAAATCATGGTCTAGATTTCAAACTTCTGAAGGCCACTGAAGATATTAATTTTAAATGTAGAGAAAATTTTCTAGAGAAAATCGAAAATATATTATGGATTAACAAGAATAAAAATATCGTTATATGGGGTTTAGCTTTTAAAGCCAATACAGATGACATCCGAGAAGCACCATCAATGGATATAATTAAGAGACTTTCCAATAAAGGAGCAAATCTTAAATTATATGATCCACAAGCTTCAAAGAACTTCCAAAAATATTTCCCTGAAGCTGAATCTATTACTTACTTCAATGATAAATACGAAGCAGTAAAACAAGCTGATGCCCTAATTATTCTCACAGATTGGGAAGAATTCAAAGAAGCAGATCTTAAATTAGTAAAAGACTTAATGCGGATTCCTATAATAATTGATGGCAGAAATATTTACAATAAAGAAGATATTAAAGATTTTGAATACTATGGTGTTGGAAGGAATAGATTTGATAGATTGGAGATTTCTTAATGAGAAAAGTACTTATTACCGGTGCAGCAGGTTTTATTGGAAGTCATTTATGTGATAAATTTTTAGATAACAATTCTAAAGTTGTTGGTATTGATAACTTCATAACTGGAGATTGGAATAACATTTCGCATCTTGAGGAAAACAAGAATTTTCAATTTATTGAAAAGGATGTAACTGAATCCTTTGAATTATCTGGAAAATTTGATCTGGTACTTCACTTTGCATGCCCAGCTAGTCCAGTTGATTACCTTAAACATCCTATTGAAACACTCAAAGTTGATTCTTTGGGTACATTCCATCTTTTGGAGATTGCTAAAGAATCTAATTCAAGATTCATTCTGGCATCAACTTCGGAAATTTATGGAGATCCAATTGTTCACCCCCAAAAAGAGGAATATTGGGGTAATGTGAACTCTGTAGGAATACGTTCAGTATATGATGAAGCTAAACGTTTTTCAGAAGCTTGTACTATGGCTTTTTACCGTGAATACGAGCTTGATGTACGCATACCTCGAATATTCAATACTTATGGGCCACGAATGCAGCTGGATGATGGGAGAGTTGTTCCCAACTTCATATCACAAGCACTTGCAAATGAAGATATAACTATATATGGTGAAGGTAGTCAAACCCGCAGCTTCTGTTATATAGACGATTTAATAGAAGGTATTTTCAACTTATCAATTATAAATGGACTTAATGGTGTGGTAATGAATCTAGGTAGTCAAGAGGAGTATAGAATTTTAGATTTTGCTGATGTAATTATTGAAAAATTGGATTCAAAATCCAAAAAAAAGTTTTTACCTCTACCTGAAGATGATCCTAAACAAAGATGTCCTGATATCAACAAAGCTCAGCGTTTAATAGGCTGGACAACAAAAACATCGTTAGATGAAGGTTTAAAAAATACAATAGACTATTTCAAAAATATAAATTAAAAAATTAGTAAGTTTAAAAATATTATTAAATTTTTTATTTTTAAAACTAATTTTGAATAATTTTTTGCAATTTTTTAATGTAAAATCGTGTTCAATGAAGATTATCTTTTTTTTCAACATTAAATTAATTTAAACAACTATTTGTTTAAAAAAAGAAATTTTGAGAAATTTAGTTAAAGTGCTATTGTGCAGTTATATATTCATCAATAATTAGAAATATTTTTTATTCTCTAAATAAAAAAAAAGGTTAAATAAATATGCTAAATTTTATTTTATCTAGTTTTATTAAATCTTTTATTCAGATCTCCATAGTCCATGGATTATACAGTATTCTTTAGCATATAGATTGTTTGTATTATCAACATTGAAATTTGCTTCAGGAGCATCCCCTGGTTTTAGAAAAACCCTTTGTGTTCCATTGTCGGTTATGATCTCTATCCATGCAATGTAATGTTTTTCTTCCATAGGGTGTGGTATTTCTCCAACTTTAACTTTAACACCGGTATCTGTTTTTTCAATGATGGGTATGTGTTTTTCTGCCCCAACACTCTTTGGTTTGTCGCTTAAAATCTCAAGCTCGGTACCACAACAGGCTGGTGTTCCACCGCCGACATAAATCAGTTCAAATATGTTCCCACAAGTATTGCATCGGTATATATCTCCTCTTTCTACCATTCTATCAGTACTCCTCGCTTAATATTTCATAATATTTAGTTGGGTGGTCGCATGCAGGACACTTATCAGGGGGTGTAAGTCCAGTGTGCACATAACCACATTTTGAACATAACCATTTAACTTCATGGTCTTTTTTGAAAACTGTACCACTTTCAACAGTATTTAGAAGTCGTTTGTATCTTTCTTCATGGTGTTCCTCTGCCCTTCCTATTGCACGAAGTCTTACAGCCATATCATCTAGCCCCTCATCGTCTGCAACATCCGCAAATTCAGGGTACATTTCACTGTTTTCGTAGTGTTCACCTGCTATGGCCGCAATAATATTCTCAGGCGTGCTTTGCATAATTAATGGAGCTTCAGCCTCAACAGTTATGGACTCAACATCACCTGTCTCTTTTCTGAGTTCCTGAATCATTCTAAATAACCATTTTGCATGTTCCCTTTCATTATCTGCAGTTGTTAGGAAAATTTCAGAAATTTGAGGGTAACCCTCATTTTTAGCTATCTTAGAATATAATGTATATCTATTTCTTGCTTGACTTTCACCAATGAAAGCCTTGGTTAAATTCTCCAATGTTTTTTTCATAATAGACACCTTTATTAATCTTTGTTGTTACTCTACTATAAATTTTTGTTTGGTAAATACGAAACATAATTTAATTGACAATTTAGTTATATTATATTTACCAGTAGTTTTGGGTAATTTTATTTTGAATTCTGTTTTAAATATCTTAAAATTATTAGATTAATAAAATTATTAAATAATTAAGTTCATAAATTAAAGGTAGGTTGTGATTAAAAATGGATCATAGCGATTCAAAACATGAAATGGAACGTATGGATCCTCCTTGAAATCCAATATGAAGGTTTAGTAATTGGGATGACTGGTGATGGTATCACTGATGCTTCTGGTCATGTACAGTCAGATGTGGGTATTTCTATTAGTGCAGGAATTAATATTGCAATTGAAGAAGGAAATGTTGTTCTTGTAAGAAGCAATCCTCTTGATGTTGTCTACATAATTAAACTTACATAATCCACCTATAAAATGGTCGAAAATTTAGTTTGCGGTGTAGGTTTAATATTTTTGTAATTTCCATAGCAGCAGGAATATTATTTGCATATGGAATTCTATTAACGCCTGCAGTAGGTCCTATTTTAATGTCTGCAAGCACGATTATATTTGCCTTTAATTCAAGGTTTTTAAGAATGAAAAATAAAAAATCCAGATTTAAAAAAAATTATCTGATCTAAAAAACATAAGTTAATTGGTGATTATATATGGATGTTTATTGGGTAAATATTGAATTTGAATTAGGCAAAGTAGAAGAGTATGATAGAAAATCTGATCAATCTATTGATAGAATATCAATTGGGTCTACCACAATTAAAATATTCTTTAATCAAATGTCTAAAAGGGAAGAAAATTATGTTAGGGTCATACTCATAGATAACTTACTTGGATATGAATATCCTGTTGTTAGGGGTGAATCAATATAAAAAATTAATGTTGAGACCAATTAAAATGTAATTTATTTTTTTTAATAAAAATATTGACTAGAAAACATCATGTAAATTTTTTTTAGCCCCTTAGATTTTTTTTTTATCTCCCCTTTTTTTATCAATAATACATTAAACATGAAAAAGTATGTAATAGCGTGCTTTAAAGTGCATAAGTATAAATTAAATTAAATAAATAAATAAAAAAATTATATTTTTTTAATGAACTCATAACATTCAGTGTAGACAATAATATTGTAGGTAGCGCATTTACTGATGCACTTGGAGTGGCAACACTTCCATATATAATAACCCAAAAGTGGTATTTATACTATCCTAGCTACATTCGCAGGAGATAGTACATATATGGCAAGTAGCAACACTAATAACCTAAATGTAGTAGTACCACCAACAGTTACAAGTACAAGCCCCGCAAATAATACTGTAAACATAGCTACAAACAGTATTGTCAAAATTAACTTCAATCAATCAATAAAATTAGCAACAAATTCATGGATAGAATTTAAAAATGCAAGTGGAACAACAAAACCATTTACAACAACAATAACAGGGAACACACTAAATATAACACCTACTACAGCACTACAAATGCCACCAAATATACAGTCATTATACATTCAAACGCCGTTACAGACTCAACAGGAACATCAGGACTAGCAGCACCATACACATTAAAATTCACAACTAAATAAAAATAAAAACACCTCTTATTTTATTTTTTTTTGAATTTATTTTTAAGTTTAAAATTAAATCAATTAATTATTAGTAATCATATGAACAAATTATTAACAAAATAGTATTAATTCTAAATTTGGGTAGTTGTACATCTTCTTAATTAAATAACTTGAGTAACATATTAACAGATATAAAAAGATGGATAAATAAAATGCCAATGAATAAATATCACTTAATTGTATTAACATTGATTTTTGGATTAATTCTATCATTGGTAATTCCAGATTCTGTTACAGCATCAGAAGTTAATAATAATACCCATTTAAATACTGTTAAAGAATCATTAACTGTTCATAATAATTTAACATCTGTAAAGAAGTCTAATTCTAATACAACAACTTATTCTAAATCAACTGTTTTACCTTCTTATTATGATCTTAGAAAGCTTGGAAAACTTACTCCTGTTAAGCAACAAGGTTTTTCAGGTACATGCTGGGCGTTTGCTGCTTTAGGTTCATTGGAATCCAGTCTTCTACCCAATGAGAAATGGGATTTCTCAGAAA from Methanobacterium spitsbergense includes:
- a CDS encoding DHH family phosphoesterase; protein product: MIKKCLECKGIGHNVTSYKVCEKCHGTGVKSEVDLKNHIKGVSANAVKRFELDEEQEVPCGTCNGKGEIEVTEKCPACDGKGELNVCRKCGKPLENGDYCNDCKPKDIVYILHPACDMDDLEIGSEYKGKITRVENYGVFVSLSKKVFGLLRLRSPNYSVGDELFVKVMEIKRARGEVDLSPSTIKGSYEIIKLRKNISRTKIGDINNKFMGKTVRIVGEVVQVQQTSGPTIFTIADETGTTWAAAFDEPGVRVYPGVNTGNIAEVLGEVNLHGGKIQIESESIDRLTGKDSLEIRKLIDEAIDKRAEPEETEFLIESETLNKLRPMMHNAAKAIRRAILDGRSILVRHHADADGICAGVAIEKAVVPLLKEANNNSDAEWHYFKRAPSKAPFYEIEDVVKDLSFALEDVERHGQKLPLIVLLDNGSTEEDMLALMKVKIYDIEVVVIDHHFPGEVVDGTVAVDEYVDVHVNPYLVGGDSQITAGALAVEVANMINPEVTERLMHLPGIAAVGDHAASDEANKYIEIAAERGYTRDELDKVASCVDFEAFYLRFMNGRGIIDTILGLGNKEKHGKLITALYNESMKRVQTQLRAALPNLKTQKLPNGVIFNVLDVEKYAHKFTFPAPGKTCGFVHDNIVQKYGEETPIITLAYGPDFSVIRATDAVNEMFGFNLNEIVWKLANEIPEAGIDGGGHECAGSLKFVEGLSKKVLESFAREVASLGE
- a CDS encoding UDP-glucose dehydrogenase family protein; the encoded protein is MKITVIGAGYVGLVTAACFAELGNHVLCAKKTEKNLENLKKGISPIFEPGLEEILQRNIDENRLHFTTNIKDAFNFSDVIFVCVGTPQSETGEADLSQVEEVSREVAQNMDGYKLIIEKSTVPVNTHNWIEKTIMRYRSDAVDFDVASNPEFLREGSAVMDFMNPDRIVVGVKSEKARSIFEELYKPLTEQGIQIIFVSPASAELIKHASNSFLAMKISYINMIGDLCEKVGVDIKSVAEGIGSDMRIGNQFFDAGIGYGGSCFPKDVKAFIKIGENHGLDFKLLKATEDINFKCRENFLEKIENILWINKNKNIVIWGLAFKANTDDIREAPSMDIIKRLSNKGANLKLYDPQASKNFQKYFPEAESITYFNDKYEAVKQADALIILTDWEEFKEADLKLVKDLMRIPIIIDGRNIYNKEDIKDFEYYGVGRNRFDRLEIS
- a CDS encoding UDP-glucuronic acid decarboxylase family protein; translated protein: MRKVLITGAAGFIGSHLCDKFLDNNSKVVGIDNFITGDWNNISHLEENKNFQFIEKDVTESFELSGKFDLVLHFACPASPVDYLKHPIETLKVDSLGTFHLLEIAKESNSRFILASTSEIYGDPIVHPQKEEYWGNVNSVGIRSVYDEAKRFSEACTMAFYREYELDVRIPRIFNTYGPRMQLDDGRVVPNFISQALANEDITIYGEGSQTRSFCYIDDLIEGIFNLSIINGLNGVVMNLGSQEEYRILDFADVIIEKLDSKSKKKFLPLPEDDPKQRCPDINKAQRLIGWTTKTSLDEGLKNTIDYFKNIN
- a CDS encoding desulfoferrodoxin translates to MVERGDIYRCNTCGNIFELIYVGGGTPACCGTELEILSDKPKSVGAEKHIPIIEKTDTGVKVKVGEIPHPMEEKHYIAWIEIITDNGTQRVFLKPGDAPEANFNVDNTNNLYAKEYCIIHGLWRSE
- the rbr gene encoding rubrerythrin, which produces MKKTLENLTKAFIGESQARNRYTLYSKIAKNEGYPQISEIFLTTADNEREHAKWLFRMIQELRKETGDVESITVEAEAPLIMQSTPENIIAAIAGEHYENSEMYPEFADVADDEGLDDMAVRLRAIGRAEEHHEERYKRLLNTVESGTVFKKDHEVKWLCSKCGYVHTGLTPPDKCPACDHPTKYYEILSEEY
- a CDS encoding Ig-like domain-containing protein gives rise to the protein MASSNTNNLNVVVPPTVTSTSPANNTVNIATNSIVKINFNQSIKLATNSWIEFKNASGTTKPFTTTITGNTLNITPTTALQMPPNIQSLYIQTPLQTQQEHQD